A single window of Leptolyngbya ohadii IS1 DNA harbors:
- a CDS encoding YheT family hydrolase: MSSPKNSDRLDASFLPPWFLRNGVTMTVFTAMQASHQWQQWTIDPDPPYRSQVFAGQGNVPIFGWVAIPESPKGTIVGTYGITGTLENQWFLQILGRKAYAQGYAVVLFDWRAHGKTAALSPMLTSDGIYEGQDFIHIAAKAKALGCPPPFWFTGYSLGGQLALWGIKEASDAEEFSKKFADLGIEPSELGGGAVICPSLDSRRSLSYLMRDPLGKYMEQAIARALKQLAQEIQDHHPGSLDPAAIDRANSIWGFDHELVIGRLGFPSVEAYYDASSPLPFLPHLTKPTLILYAADDPLFDPTLIPDVQKACASNPAIDLMMTTYGGHVGYFSSKACQRRFGDPDPWWAWNRMLQWIDRQ, from the coding sequence ATGAGTTCTCCTAAAAATTCCGATCGTCTGGATGCCTCGTTTCTGCCGCCCTGGTTTCTACGGAACGGAGTCACGATGACCGTCTTTACCGCCATGCAAGCCAGCCACCAGTGGCAGCAGTGGACGATTGATCCAGACCCCCCCTATCGATCGCAAGTTTTTGCCGGACAGGGAAACGTGCCGATTTTTGGCTGGGTAGCAATTCCCGAATCCCCGAAAGGAACGATCGTGGGCACCTATGGCATTACGGGCACGCTGGAAAATCAGTGGTTTCTGCAAATTCTGGGGCGCAAGGCGTATGCTCAGGGCTACGCAGTGGTTTTATTTGACTGGCGGGCACATGGAAAAACCGCAGCGCTATCTCCCATGCTCACGTCGGACGGTATCTATGAGGGGCAGGATTTTATTCACATTGCGGCAAAGGCAAAGGCACTGGGCTGTCCGCCGCCCTTCTGGTTTACAGGCTATTCGCTGGGAGGTCAGTTAGCCCTGTGGGGCATCAAGGAAGCCTCCGATGCTGAGGAATTCTCCAAGAAATTTGCCGATTTAGGCATTGAGCCGTCTGAGCTGGGGGGCGGGGCGGTCATTTGTCCCAGTCTGGACTCCCGCCGATCGCTTTCCTACCTGATGCGCGATCCGTTAGGGAAATACATGGAGCAGGCGATCGCCCGTGCCCTGAAGCAGCTTGCCCAGGAGATTCAGGATCATCATCCGGGCAGTCTCGACCCGGCGGCTATCGATCGGGCAAATAGTATCTGGGGATTTGACCACGAATTAGTGATTGGGCGACTGGGCTTTCCCTCCGTCGAGGCGTACTACGATGCCAGCAGTCCCCTACCTTTTTTGCCCCACCTGACCAAGCCGACGCTGATTCTCTACGCCGCTGACGATCCGCTGTTTGATCCCACCTTGATTCCGGACGTGCAGAAAGCCTGCGCCTCCAATCCGGCAATCGACCTGATGATGACAACTTACGGCGGTCATGTGGGTTATTTCAGCAGCAAAGCCTGTCAGCGGCGCTTCGGCGATCCCGATCCCTGGTGGGCATGGAACCGGATGTTACAGTGGATCGATCGACAATGA
- a CDS encoding SRPBCC family protein — protein sequence MSNWLEHSVQIEVPVPMEQVWGLWSDLEQMPNWMKWIDSVKVLEDNPDLSRWTLATGGMEFSWKSRILKQIRHQIIQWESVDGLPNRGAIRFYDRGDHSIVRLSVSYAIPGVIGKIMDNLFLGRVVESTLMADLERFKDYAIAAQNNSAA from the coding sequence ATGTCAAATTGGCTTGAACATAGTGTCCAGATCGAGGTGCCCGTCCCCATGGAGCAGGTGTGGGGGCTATGGTCTGACCTGGAGCAAATGCCGAACTGGATGAAGTGGATCGATTCGGTGAAGGTGCTGGAAGACAATCCCGATCTGTCCCGCTGGACACTGGCAACGGGCGGCATGGAGTTTAGCTGGAAGTCGCGCATTCTCAAGCAGATTCGCCATCAGATTATCCAATGGGAATCGGTAGACGGACTGCCAAACCGGGGCGCAATTCGGTTTTACGATCGCGGCGATCACAGCATCGTGCGGCTGAGCGTCTCCTATGCAATTCCGGGCGTGATTGGCAAAATTATGGACAACCTGTTTCTGGGGCGAGTCGTAGAATCCACCCTGATGGCAGACCTGGAGCGGTTTAAGGACTATGCGATCGCGGCTCAGAATAATTCTGCGGCTTAG